Proteins encoded by one window of Rutidosis leptorrhynchoides isolate AG116_Rl617_1_P2 chromosome 7, CSIRO_AGI_Rlap_v1, whole genome shotgun sequence:
- the LOC139857492 gene encoding plant UBX domain-containing protein 8-like, whose amino-acid sequence METTLDQQSIETFMSITGSSEPVAIQKLTEHGGNLNQAVNSHFTQGDTNIHETNVAAQQEDLMDIDEPIVGPSDDITDTLQRNVSETRGAQIVDDDDARVTPSAPAIDHLPEVGIEEEMIKAAIEASKREAEISQTVNADLPLQLQSQLDDPEINDAGHASLKQEKTSRELESEAGPSETGAEVEEGATLALSSNGRLTEDAADEQPLVRHRSRRRSSRIMRQQLDVGPTQHDEWGGISSEEHDEAVMLEAAMFGGVPEGAAAYHVPYATGGPYTRSTPRPPSPSLTAQRLIREQQDDEYLEALQADREKELLEQAEEIKKEQEAQRKLEQEQEIERQLAVKEVSLSPEPASDDENAVTLLVRMPDGSRRGRRFLRTDKLQYLFDFIDVGRVVKPCTYRLVRPFPRRAFGDGESNLTLNELDLTNKQEALFLELI is encoded by the exons ATGGAAACAACACTTGATCAACAATCAATCGAGACGTTTATGAGTATCACCGGTTCGTCTGAGCCGGTTGCTATTCAAAAACTCACG GAGCATGGTGGCAATCTCAATCAAGCAGTTAATTCTCATTTTACTCAAGGAGATACAAACAT ACATGAAACCAATGTTGCAGCTCAACAGGAGGATTTAATGGACATAGACGAACCAATTGTGGGACCATCTGACGATATCACCGACACTTTACAAAGAAACGTTTCTGAAACTCGTGGGGCCCAGATTGTCGACGATGATGATGCTCGTGTGACTCCAAGTGCTCCCGCAATTGATCATTTACCTGAAGTTGGTATAGAAGAGGAGATGATCAAAGCTGCAATCGAGGCATCCAAACGCGAGGCTGAAATTAGTCAAACGGTCAATGCTGATTTACCTCTGCAATTGCAGTCTCAGTTAGATGATCCTGAAATTAATGATGCGGGACATGCATCTTTAAAG CAAGAGAAGACCTCTCGTGAACTAGAATCTGAAGCTGGACCATCGGAAACAGGGGCTGAGGTTGAAGAAGGTGCCACATTGGCATTATCTTCAAACGGAAG GTTAACTGAAGATGCAGCAGACGAACAACCTCTAGTTAGGCACAGGAGTCGACGTAGATCTTCTAGAATCATGAGACAACAACTGGACGTGGGTCCCACACAACACGATGAA TGGGGAGGCATTTCGTCTGAAGAGCACGATGAAGCGGTTATGCTCGAGGCGGCAATGTTTGGTGGTGTGCCTGAAGGTGCAGCGGCTTATCATGTACCGTATGCAACTGGTGGGCCCTACACTAGGTCAACACCTCGTCCACCGTCTCCTTCTCTTACTGCTCAACGCTTGATAAGGGAGCAACAG GATGATGAATATTTAGAAGCGTTGCAAGCTGACAGGGAAAAGGAGTTACTTGAACAGGCAGAAGAAATTAAAAAGGAACAAGAGGCACAAAGAAAATTGGAACAAGAACAG GAAATTGAAAGGCAGTTAGCAGTTAAGGAAGTTTCGCTTTCGCCTGAACCTGCATCTGATGACGAGAACGCGGTGACCCTTCTCGTGCGTATGCCAGATGGAAGCCGCCGGGGTCGACGTTTTCTTAGGACTGACAAATTACAG TATCTTTTCGACTTCATTGATGTTGGGAGAGTGGTCAAGCCTTGCACATACAGATTG GTAAGACCATTTCCTCGACGTGCGTTTGGTGATGGAGAAAGCAACTTAACCTTGAACGAACTGGATTTGACTAACAAGCAGGAAGCATTGTTTCTTGAATTAATTTAA
- the LOC139860528 gene encoding cell wall / vacuolar inhibitor of fructosidase 1-like, whose amino-acid sequence MKFISPFRILFVILVLQETIIPLRADEKFIQDTCKHTEYYDLCMSILLANPKSRTADLSELALIGVDEVKNKGITIIQKIEDFRKSQPELKMDLDYCYDAYNTTVKVDVPLAVQALSLGRVMFAEDGIADAAVEADACEDTFSQNGHTSPMTDLNTDMNHVANTIRQIIRQLY is encoded by the coding sequence ATGAAGTTCATATCACCATTCAGAATCCTCTTTGTTATTCTAGTCCTTCAAGAAACCATCATTCCATTAAGGGCAGACGAAAAATTTATACAAGACACATGCAAACACACCGAATACTACGATCTGTGCATGTCAATTCTTTTAGCAAACCCCAAAAGTAGAACCGCAGATTTGAGCGAATTAGCTTTAATAGGAGTTGATGAAGTGAAAAACAAAGGTATCACAATCATACAAAAGATTGAGGATTTTAGGAAATCTCAACCCGAGTTAAAAATGGATTTGGACTATTGTTACGATGCGTATAATACTACAGTGAAGGTAGATGTACCGTTAGCTGTTCAAGCATTGAGCCTTGGACGAGTTATGTTTGCTGAGGACGGGATAGCGGATGCTGCTGTGGAGGCAGACGCGTGCGAGGACACGTTTAGCCAGAATGGTCACACATCGCCAATGACGGATTTAAACACCGATATGAACCATGTTGCTAATACAATTAGGCAAATTATTCGTCAGCTATATTAA